GGGCGGCGCCTTGCGGGGCTCAGCATCTTTGGCCTCGCACTCATCGGCCTGGGTCTGGCGCTGAGCAAGACGCAGGGACCTTCTCCTCGCGATGCCCGCAATCCGAAAGCCTGGAGCAGCCGCTACGCCCAGCTTCCACTCAGCTTTGAGGCCAACCACGGGCAGACCGACTCGCGGGTTAAGTTCCTTGCGCGTGGGCAGAACTACACGTTGTTTCTGACCGGGCATGAGGCCGTACTCTCCCTAAGCTCTGGGAAATCCGGCCGCGCGGCAAAACACCCTGCCTCCTCCGCGGTCGTGCGCTTCCGGCTGTTGGGCTCCGCGCCTGCCGCGCCTGTTACCGGCCAGGACTTGCTGCCGGGGACCAGTAACTACTTCCTGGGGAACGATCCTAGCCGATGGCACACCGGGATTCCCAATTATGCAAGCGTCCGGTACCACCAGGTGTATCCCGGCATCGATCTTGTTTATCACGGCAACGAGGGGCAACTGGAAAACGATTTCGTGGTGTCCGCGGGTTCGGACCCCAACCTGGTCCGCATCGGGCTCGCGGGTGTAGACGGCTTGCGCCTGGACCGCTCCGGAAATCTCGCCCTGAAGGTCGATGGAGGAGAGGTCCAACTCCGGAAACCGCGCGCCTATCAGGGAAAGAATGAGGTGCCGGTTAGTTACGTGCTGAGGGCCGGCAACGAGGTCGGGCTGAGGCTTGGGGCCTATGACCATCGCCAGCAACTGGTGATTGACCCGGTCCTTGCCTATTCCACCTACTTCGGAGGCAGCGGCGGCGATATTGGATACGGCATTGCCGTCGATTCCGCTGGCGACGCGTATATCACTGGAATTTCAAACTCTGCCAATTTCCCCACTTCGACAGGCTCGCAGAGCGGAGCTTTTGGGGGCGGTGGCGACGCTTTCGTCGTGAAACTGAACCCGGTCGGAACAGCATCCAGCTCATCATCCACGCCGCAGCGCGTGTACTCGACGTTTCTGGGCGGGAGCGGGACAGACTCCGGCAATGCCATCGCGGTTGACGCCGGCGGCGATGCCTATGTCACCGGAAGCACAAATTCTTCGGACTTTACAACCACCACCGGAGCATTTCAGACGGTTCCCGGAGGCGGCAGCGACGCTTTCGTGGCCGAGTTGAACAGCACGGGCGCCGGACTGGTTTATTCCTCTTACCTGGGCGGCTCCGGGGACGACGCCGGCCAGGGCATCGCAGTCGATTCCTCAAATAATGCCTACGTTACAGGCTCCACGCAGTCGCCAAATTTCCCCACCTTGAATCCTTTGCCAGCACACAACACGAATGCGGGATCCTCAGACGCCTTCATTGCCAAAGTGAACTTTACCGGCACCGCCCTCCTGTATTCCACTTACCTGGGTGGGGCGAAGGCGGATGTCGGCCAGAGCATCAAGGTTGATGGTTCCGGGAACGCTTACGTGGCAGGATACACATTCTCCAACGATTTCCCGATCCAGGGGCCTGTGCAAGGCTCCAACCTCGGAACGGTGAACGCGTTTGTTACCGAACTGAACTCGGCCGGTTCGGCGATCACTTTTTCCACCTACCTGGGAGGAAGCGGAGACGACCGCGCCTTCGGGCTGGCGTTGGACTCAAGTGGAAACATCTATATCGCCGGCGGGGCGCAATCAAATAACTTTCCCACCACCGTTGGCGTGTTTCAGGGAGCCAACCACGGACAATCTGACGCTTTCGTCGCAAAGATCAATCCCGCGGGGCCAACCCTTGTCTACTCCACGCTGCTCGGGGGTTCGGGCGTCGACCAGGCCAATGGCATCGCCGTGGACTCTTCCGGGGATGCTTTTATAACAGGTTTTACAAACTCGAGCCCGACCGACTTTCCACTTTTTAGCCCCATCCAGAGCACCCTGGGAATTTCCGGAGGCAGTTCTTGCGGCGCCTCCGCCTGCTCCGACGCCTTTGTCTCGGAGCTGAACCCCGCGGCTACCGCGTTGATCGAGTCAACCTACCTGGGAGGGAGTGGCGCTGATTTTGGCCAGGCGATTGCCCTCGGCCCCACGGGCATCCCTTACA
The Terriglobia bacterium genome window above contains:
- a CDS encoding SBBP repeat-containing protein is translated as MKSKCSTGRGPSKARWAVLRGRRLAGLSIFGLALIGLGLALSKTQGPSPRDARNPKAWSSRYAQLPLSFEANHGQTDSRVKFLARGQNYTLFLTGHEAVLSLSSGKSGRAAKHPASSAVVRFRLLGSAPAAPVTGQDLLPGTSNYFLGNDPSRWHTGIPNYASVRYHQVYPGIDLVYHGNEGQLENDFVVSAGSDPNLVRIGLAGVDGLRLDRSGNLALKVDGGEVQLRKPRAYQGKNEVPVSYVLRAGNEVGLRLGAYDHRQQLVIDPVLAYSTYFGGSGGDIGYGIAVDSAGDAYITGISNSANFPTSTGSQSGAFGGGGDAFVVKLNPVGTASSSSSTPQRVYSTFLGGSGTDSGNAIAVDAGGDAYVTGSTNSSDFTTTTGAFQTVPGGGSDAFVAELNSTGAGLVYSSYLGGSGDDAGQGIAVDSSNNAYVTGSTQSPNFPTLNPLPAHNTNAGSSDAFIAKVNFTGTALLYSTYLGGAKADVGQSIKVDGSGNAYVAGYTFSNDFPIQGPVQGSNLGTVNAFVTELNSAGSAITFSTYLGGSGDDRAFGLALDSSGNIYIAGGAQSNNFPTTVGVFQGANHGQSDAFVAKINPAGPTLVYSTLLGGSGVDQANGIAVDSSGDAFITGFTNSSPTDFPLFSPIQSTLGISGGSSCGASACSDAFVSELNPAATALIESTYLGGSGADFGQAIALGPTGIPYITGTTASTNFPASAGAFQASLTGVAGNAFVAEIKPDNAAGISVVPQLVDFGNQTLNVRSAIKTVAVTNEGTAPLNITQITFTETDTGGTTDFAETDNCVGTVAASGGACNINITFTPGSAAAKTGTFSITDSAAGSPHTISVKGAGVSSATAVTVTPSSLSFGNVTVGAVSTAQSVTITNTGTQTLTFTGISAGGDFSSTNTCTTNVLNVGQSCTASVTFSPTVSGARGGSLSISDNAAGSPQSVVLSGTGVAQFTMSSPSPNVTTLIGSGSTTFTVAAAGPSSFTGSITLACPGGLSCSFNPANIFAGQTSTLTVSGLTASMANPFVFAVTGTSGSQAAAVNLNLLFADYALSASPALNTIVAGSAATYTIAVNPINGFNSQVQLACGNGMPPGATCTFSHSSVTPSGGAATVTLSLQTTKNAGVPPPPAVPPGMVPPLMVFLLVVVLAGLVVLRRRRNRFPRLAGRRWVLVQVSTLCLLIVCETFLVSCRSTPTATGSTTGNYIITINGTLGSNSAVVRTATIDLSVT